In Nitrososphaerota archaeon, one DNA window encodes the following:
- a CDS encoding ABC transporter ATP-binding protein, which translates to MRGLTAKYATRSGAVTAVDNVNFSIEKGKIMGLAGESGCGKSSLALAMLKLLEPPNTVSGEVYVGGQEVIGLDGASLRDLRWRKASIVFQSAMNAFDPVHKVQSQMAEAIRAHTNISTRDLNRTMDDLLRAVRIDPKYKKAYPHELSGGMKQRVAIAMAMELRPQLLIADEPTTALDVVTQRQILILMKRLSREHGTSMLVISHDLSLLSEVCDEIMIMYGGRTIEIGGAEEVVRRPLHPYTGLLLESIPSLYEKRSSLRVIKGYPPSLASLPRGCHFHPRCPYATDECTVTPPAMTTLDGSHAAACYHPRVQ; encoded by the coding sequence GTGCGAGGACTTACAGCCAAATACGCCACGAGGTCAGGTGCCGTCACAGCAGTAGACAACGTCAACTTCAGCATCGAGAAGGGAAAGATCATGGGGCTTGCGGGCGAGTCTGGGTGCGGAAAGTCCTCTCTCGCGCTGGCCATGCTGAAACTCCTTGAACCGCCGAACACAGTCTCCGGCGAGGTCTATGTGGGAGGGCAAGAAGTGATTGGCTTGGACGGGGCGTCTCTCAGGGACCTCAGATGGAGGAAGGCGTCGATTGTCTTCCAGAGCGCCATGAACGCTTTCGATCCAGTCCACAAGGTACAGTCGCAGATGGCAGAGGCGATTCGCGCGCACACAAACATCAGCACGCGGGACTTGAACAGGACCATGGATGACCTGCTCAGAGCAGTGAGGATCGACCCGAAGTACAAGAAAGCTTATCCCCACGAGCTTAGTGGTGGCATGAAGCAAAGAGTTGCGATAGCCATGGCGATGGAACTCAGGCCCCAGCTCTTGATAGCAGACGAGCCTACAACGGCCCTGGACGTCGTGACTCAGCGCCAGATACTCATCCTGATGAAACGCCTCAGCCGAGAGCATGGGACATCAATGCTCGTGATATCCCACGACCTCTCACTCTTGTCTGAGGTGTGCGACGAGATCATGATCATGTATGGCGGACGGACCATAGAGATAGGAGGTGCCGAGGAGGTGGTCCGGCGTCCGCTACATCCATACACGGGTCTTCTTCTGGAATCGATTCCTAGCCTCTATGAAAAGCGGAGTTCGTTACGCGTGATCAAGGGATATCCTCCATCTCTCGCGAGCCTGCCTCGAGGATGCCACTTCCATCCGCGATGTCCGTATGCCACTGATGAATGCACAGTCACGCCCCCCGCGATGACCACTCTCGACGGATCGCACGCAGCTGCATGCTATCACCCTCGTGTCCAGTGA
- a CDS encoding ABC transporter permease has translation MPESPAQILASNARLPQVVAAQLTIKFGLDQPVYVQFEKYLLGVFSWPPNLGVSYSFYPSSVLSIILQRLPWTLFLVGSAVFVSWILGTLLGIAASMRSRSLFDNSSLVGAIVIYTFPAFWIGLFLLWFFGIEFRIFPVFGAFSTSSTGVLSFLSSAGLHAVLPILALVLANFSGYFLLMRNNMINVMREDFVILERAKGVSDFRIVLNHIARNAMLPVFSLLSMNLGLVVSGAIGIEIVFSYPGVGYLIYQAVTSHDYPLIQGTFLVISVAVILMNFVADVLYGYIDPRAKP, from the coding sequence TTGCCGGAAAGTCCGGCACAGATTCTTGCGTCGAACGCGAGGCTTCCTCAGGTCGTCGCGGCGCAGCTCACCATAAAGTTCGGGCTCGACCAGCCCGTCTATGTGCAGTTCGAGAAGTATCTGCTCGGGGTGTTCAGCTGGCCGCCGAATCTTGGGGTGTCATATTCGTTCTATCCAAGCTCGGTGCTCTCAATCATACTTCAGAGGCTTCCGTGGACCCTGTTTCTCGTTGGGTCCGCAGTGTTCGTCTCTTGGATTTTGGGGACTCTCCTGGGGATTGCGGCTTCTATGAGATCCCGCTCGCTCTTCGACAACTCATCCCTTGTCGGTGCAATAGTCATTTACACCTTCCCGGCTTTCTGGATTGGGCTGTTCCTGCTTTGGTTCTTTGGGATAGAGTTCAGGATTTTTCCGGTCTTCGGCGCGTTCTCGACTAGCTCTACCGGTGTTCTGTCATTCCTGTCATCCGCGGGGTTACATGCTGTCTTGCCTATCCTCGCGCTCGTCCTCGCCAACTTCTCCGGTTATTTCCTCTTGATGAGGAACAACATGATAAACGTGATGCGGGAGGATTTTGTTATCCTCGAGAGGGCCAAGGGTGTCAGTGACTTCAGGATCGTCTTGAACCACATCGCAAGGAATGCTATGCTCCCGGTCTTCTCTCTCCTCAGCATGAACCTTGGGCTCGTAGTCAGTGGCGCCATAGGCATCGAAATCGTCTTTTCCTATCCCGGGGTGGGTTACTTGATATACCAAGCAGTCACTTCGCACGATTATCCGTTGATACAGGGTACATTCCTTGTGATATCCGTCGCTGTCATCCTGATGAACTTCGTCGCCGACGTGCTTTACGGATACATAGACCCAAGGGCGAAGCCATGA
- a CDS encoding ABC transporter ATP-binding protein, whose product MRAVDDFSLDIFDDETVGVVGETGSGKSTIAKVLTRLENPTRGRVFYKGREMKSLSAKSLFNFRSEVQLVFQDPYESLFPRHNVRKTLEVPLRLHRGGGKAPSDSDVAELLDLVELDRSILEKYPRELSGGMRQRLSIARALAVHPKFVILDEPVSMLDMSIRAGILNLLMRLKKDEGISYMYITHDLASAKFICDKMVIMYLGKIIEAGASGQVLDRPAHPYTMLLLDSIFDLKRPGQLLELPEREELESSMSLPRGCHFHPRCPYATDECTVTPPAMTTLDGSHAAACYHPLQESRSGSRSH is encoded by the coding sequence GTGCGGGCAGTTGACGACTTCTCTCTTGACATATTCGACGATGAGACAGTAGGGGTAGTCGGCGAGACGGGGTCAGGGAAGTCCACCATAGCGAAGGTCCTCACAAGGCTTGAAAATCCTACAAGAGGACGAGTGTTCTACAAGGGTCGAGAAATGAAGAGCCTCTCCGCCAAGTCGTTGTTCAATTTCAGAAGCGAAGTGCAGTTGGTGTTTCAAGACCCGTACGAGTCGTTGTTCCCAAGGCACAATGTCAGGAAGACCCTCGAGGTTCCATTGAGATTGCACCGAGGCGGAGGCAAAGCGCCGTCGGACTCGGATGTGGCGGAGTTACTCGACCTAGTCGAACTGGACAGGTCGATCTTGGAGAAATATCCACGAGAACTGAGCGGCGGAATGCGGCAACGCCTCAGCATAGCTCGGGCCCTCGCGGTACATCCGAAGTTCGTAATCCTCGACGAGCCCGTCTCTATGCTTGACATGTCAATCAGGGCAGGAATATTGAACCTGCTCATGAGGCTCAAGAAGGACGAAGGCATCTCATACATGTACATAACTCACGACCTCGCTTCGGCGAAGTTCATCTGTGATAAGATGGTGATAATGTATCTCGGAAAGATAATCGAAGCAGGTGCCTCCGGGCAAGTGCTCGACAGGCCGGCTCACCCTTACACAATGCTGCTTCTCGACAGCATATTCGACTTGAAGAGGCCAGGGCAGCTGCTGGAACTCCCAGAGCGCGAGGAGTTGGAGTCTTCGATGAGCCTGCCTCGAGGATGCCACTTCCATCCGCGATGTCCGTATGCCACTGATGAATGCACAGTCACGCCCCCCGCGATGACCACTCTCGACGGATCGCACGCAGCTGCATGCTATCACCCTCTACAGGAATCGAGGTCAGGAAGTCGGAGTCACTAA
- a CDS encoding beta-galactosidase, protein MHEIGLGAAFYPEHWARDRLPVDVKLLKRSGSNVVRMGEFAWSDLEPEEGRYEFSWLENAVKMLKEAGIQTIIGTPTASPPPWLVAKHPDVLLVDSHGVKSEYGKWHEYCPNSPTYQAYTKEIVSALSSTFSREDAVIGYQIDNEARWGESPPWKYCYCASCIAQFRRHLAEKYADIDNLNEIWGASFWSHRYGSWDEISPPSPPYDAWNRSLAIEWVRFRSVSFERYLALQVNAVKNVSPGKFVTTNRMQLSSFVEVDSFELGRFMDFVSLDLYPKGRSDRTDPAWNAMQFAVARGSSKSGSFYVTELQAGQTDGHTVPSPEGVHTTMIGLLPEQGEMRDWFYQAVAHGSRANLFFNWRTNTRGKEQYWHGVLGHDGEPNDRYREMQKIGRELGPLSGAVLGSRLQSSVAVIMSFDSLWASDVIESGYHPVSYMQQLFASYRGLWNAGVVPQVIGPDADLKQFSLVVAPFMYLFDRRLASKIKSYVASGGFIVCTARSFVKDEYNRVMAESPPGILTNVLGFNLGRYSRLPLGEKETTIRVSRNPLTGSRSQIKCSGWIEELSPVKGAATMGVHDHPLLKGAPAMILHRYGKGRALTVGGFPDSDFYSMLGLKVNDGRRMEFRGGTGVEVVERTNGGRTTVFVMNHGSTERRLSYAAKGRVREVLSGTECGAEGKIVLPPHDVRLFHVDD, encoded by the coding sequence ATGCACGAGATCGGCCTAGGCGCCGCGTTTTATCCTGAGCACTGGGCGCGTGACCGACTCCCGGTCGACGTCAAACTATTGAAACGCTCAGGCTCAAACGTCGTGAGGATGGGGGAGTTCGCGTGGTCAGACTTGGAGCCCGAGGAAGGTCGATACGAGTTCTCGTGGCTGGAGAACGCGGTCAAGATGCTGAAAGAGGCGGGGATCCAAACCATCATTGGGACGCCTACAGCTTCCCCTCCGCCTTGGCTCGTGGCCAAGCATCCGGACGTCCTCCTGGTGGACAGCCACGGTGTGAAGTCAGAATATGGAAAATGGCACGAATATTGTCCCAACAGTCCGACGTACCAGGCGTACACCAAAGAGATCGTATCAGCTCTGAGTTCAACTTTCAGCCGCGAGGATGCAGTCATTGGATACCAGATCGACAACGAAGCGCGTTGGGGGGAATCGCCGCCTTGGAAGTACTGTTACTGTGCCAGCTGTATCGCCCAGTTCAGGCGACATCTCGCAGAGAAGTACGCTGACATCGACAATCTCAACGAAATCTGGGGGGCTTCGTTCTGGAGCCACAGGTATGGTAGTTGGGACGAGATATCGCCGCCGTCTCCTCCCTATGACGCCTGGAACAGGAGCCTGGCCATCGAGTGGGTCCGTTTCAGGTCGGTCTCGTTCGAAAGATACCTGGCGCTGCAAGTTAACGCGGTCAAGAATGTCAGCCCCGGGAAGTTTGTCACCACTAACAGGATGCAGCTAAGTTCGTTTGTCGAGGTCGACTCCTTCGAGTTGGGTCGATTCATGGACTTCGTCTCGTTGGACCTGTATCCGAAGGGGCGATCAGACCGGACGGACCCAGCTTGGAACGCCATGCAGTTCGCTGTCGCGCGCGGCTCCTCGAAGTCGGGGAGCTTCTACGTGACCGAGCTCCAGGCCGGTCAAACGGACGGACATACGGTCCCTTCGCCGGAGGGGGTCCATACCACGATGATTGGGCTGCTGCCAGAGCAGGGTGAGATGAGGGACTGGTTCTACCAAGCCGTCGCCCACGGGTCAAGGGCGAACCTGTTCTTCAACTGGCGTACGAACACTCGAGGGAAGGAACAGTACTGGCACGGGGTCCTTGGGCACGACGGGGAGCCGAACGACAGGTATCGCGAGATGCAGAAGATAGGTAGGGAGTTGGGTCCGCTCAGCGGCGCAGTCCTGGGTTCGCGGCTCCAGTCGTCGGTTGCTGTCATCATGAGCTTTGACTCGTTGTGGGCTTCTGACGTGATTGAAAGCGGCTATCATCCTGTAAGTTACATGCAGCAGCTGTTTGCTTCGTACCGCGGCCTGTGGAACGCGGGTGTGGTGCCGCAAGTCATAGGTCCAGATGCGGACCTGAAGCAGTTCTCCCTGGTGGTCGCGCCGTTCATGTATCTCTTCGACAGGCGGCTGGCTTCGAAGATCAAGTCGTATGTTGCCTCGGGCGGTTTCATAGTCTGCACGGCAAGGTCGTTCGTCAAGGACGAATACAACAGGGTCATGGCCGAATCGCCCCCCGGAATCCTCACAAACGTGCTCGGCTTCAACCTAGGACGATACTCCAGGCTTCCCCTGGGGGAGAAGGAGACGACCATACGCGTTTCTCGGAACCCGCTGACCGGGAGCCGCTCACAAATCAAGTGCTCAGGATGGATTGAAGAGCTGTCTCCTGTAAAGGGCGCGGCGACCATGGGGGTACACGACCACCCGCTCCTCAAAGGAGCGCCCGCGATGATACTTCATCGATATGGGAAGGGGAGGGCGCTGACCGTAGGCGGATTCCCGGATTCGGATTTCTATTCTATGCTTGGATTGAAGGTGAATGATGGGCGGCGCATGGAATTCAGGGGCGGGACCGGGGTGGAGGTTGTGGAACGCACCAATGGCGGTCGAACAACAGTGTTCGTGATGAATCATGGGTCGACAGAGCGCCGCCTCTCTTACGCCGCGAAGGGGAGGGTGAGGGAAGTGCTTTCAGGTACCGAATGTGGAGCAGAAGGCAAGATCGTCCTCCCTCCGCATGACGTCCGCCTGTTCCATGTGGACGACTAG
- a CDS encoding ABC transporter permease produces the protein MIKSSDITNAFSNKKLLSGTVITATFVLIAIFGPFVVSNPVQPALDLAYLPPSLRFPLGTDNWGRSVLAELVWGSRISLTVGVVSATAATLIGTLVGLVAGYFGGIVGEVMMRLTDIMLIIPPLALMILLAVYLGPSETTVIFIIAITAWPFIARTVRSEVLTRKNRTYVHAAKVTGVGTREILFSYILPDILPVVLANAVLTVTAAIVAEATLDFIGVGVTSIVSWGEILYWAQQSAFYYNAWWWILSPGLAIGALGTGFMMIGLGVEEITGHR, from the coding sequence ATGATCAAATCTAGTGATATCACAAACGCGTTTTCTAACAAGAAGCTCCTTTCCGGCACTGTCATCACAGCCACATTCGTTCTGATCGCCATCTTCGGTCCCTTTGTGGTCTCGAACCCTGTGCAGCCGGCGTTGGACCTTGCTTACCTTCCGCCAAGTCTCCGTTTCCCGCTGGGGACGGACAACTGGGGGCGGAGCGTCCTCGCGGAACTGGTCTGGGGGTCAAGGATTTCCCTGACCGTTGGGGTAGTCTCCGCTACCGCTGCCACGCTGATCGGTACCCTTGTTGGTCTAGTCGCAGGCTACTTCGGAGGGATCGTCGGAGAGGTCATGATGAGGCTCACTGACATAATGCTGATCATTCCACCCTTGGCATTGATGATACTCCTGGCGGTCTACTTGGGTCCAAGCGAGACGACTGTGATCTTCATCATAGCGATTACTGCTTGGCCCTTCATCGCACGAACCGTAAGGTCGGAGGTGTTGACCAGGAAGAACAGAACTTACGTGCACGCGGCGAAGGTGACGGGAGTCGGCACCAGGGAGATCCTGTTTTCCTACATCCTCCCTGACATCCTGCCAGTGGTCCTTGCCAATGCGGTCCTTACGGTAACGGCAGCCATTGTGGCTGAGGCGACTCTCGACTTCATCGGGGTTGGCGTGACGAGCATAGTCAGTTGGGGCGAAATCCTGTACTGGGCTCAGCAGTCGGCTTTCTACTACAACGCCTGGTGGTGGATTCTATCGCCAGGGTTGGCGATAGGCGCGCTTGGGACAGGCTTCATGATGATCGGGTTAGGAGTTGAAGAGATAACTGGCCACCGTTGA